One Candidatus Aminicenantes bacterium genomic window, CAATGTCGCTAAGCTTGTGGCCGCAAATCTCGAACAGCTCATCGTTGGAAATTTCGTGATAAAAATGGACCAGCCGATTCCGGTATCCCGCAAGAACCGCCAACAACGCAGCCTCGGGCTCTTTGAGGACGGACTGCCGGCCAAGCTTGCGGGCAATTTCCTTGTATTCACCGACTCCCTCACCGAAAGCACGGGCGAGTATATGCCGGCCGACATCGAACAGCGCTTCCAGGCTTCGTCGCAAGAACGATTCCGCCGCCGCCGTATTCCGGCCGTCGGCGAAGAATGCGGCTCGGTCCCCCAGCGGCAGGTCGCGGATCTCGGCCAGATGGCGGTCCACGATGGCCAAGCGATCTGCCAGGACCCGACCCGCGAGGCCTTGCGGTGTCATGTGAGCCCCGTTAAATCCCGTTGGATTCGCTCTTGCTCAAAAGGCGCCAAGTCTCCCGCCCGCCTCAAGACGAAGAGCTCATATTCGTCCACGAAACGGCGATCCCGTTCGTAGAGCCGCTCTCCGCGGATGATTTCGGCGGCCAGAAAAGGATCGGCTTCATTGAGCACGACAAGGTCGACTCTCTCGACGCCGAATTGAACTTCCAAAGATTGGGCAAAATCGACTTTCTCTTGGACGGACCAGCCGCCCCCCGGGAGCAACACCCCGATATCCAGGTCGGAGGGATCAGCGGCCAAGCCATCCGCTCCAGCCTTGAAGCTCGCCAGGACTTCGTCGGCGCGGCTGCCGAAGACATAGAGAATCTCCACGCTCGCACGCTCCGCGAGAGATCGGACTTGTTTTTCGAGACGACACATCTTTAGCTTGCCCCGAGATATTATAATCCCGTTTGTTTTCAATCGCTATCGGCCCCCCGGGACGCTCTTCGAGCCAGTCCCCCGATTCTTCGATCGGATCCCCACGCCAGGGGCTCGGGATGACACCGGTACACTTTTCGAGCCCACGCAAAGCTCAGGGGTCAGGTCTGTACAATAAGGTCATATATTAAGACCTGACCCCTCCCCCAAGCCTGACTTTCTACCAGCCATCTGATAATAAGCCTTGACTTTTAACTAGCATGGCCAATAATGGTCACATGCTCAAACGCAGCCTTGAATCGATCCTCTCCGGGCCGCGCCAGGTCGGAAAAACCACTCTCGCC contains:
- a CDS encoding DUF86 domain-containing protein, which produces MTPQGLAGRVLADRLAIVDRHLAEIRDLPLGDRAAFFADGRNTAAAESFLRRSLEALFDVGRHILARAFGEGVGEYKEIARKLGRQSVLKEPEAALLAVLAGYRNRLVHFYHEISNDELFEICGHKLSDIETVRDAFRRWLGENSDKIDRNL
- a CDS encoding nucleotidyltransferase domain-containing protein — encoded protein: MCRLEKQVRSLAERASVEILYVFGSRADEVLASFKAGADGLAADPSDLDIGVLLPGGGWSVQEKVDFAQSLEVQFGVERVDLVVLNEADPFLAAEIIRGERLYERDRRFVDEYELFVLRRAGDLAPFEQERIQRDLTGLT